The following proteins are encoded in a genomic region of Populus trichocarpa isolate Nisqually-1 chromosome 13, P.trichocarpa_v4.1, whole genome shotgun sequence:
- the LOC18104040 gene encoding uncharacterized protein LOC18104040 gives MAVDIILSVVSPIVELAIGSFKIHISNAFYCKSNLRHLKEEVDKLKNARERLQHLVDEDRRKGKVIQDDVAKWLLEVDGITEKVERELAQDEGGVKKKCFMGLCPNFKTRYQFGKKAEEKLATVKAKLEEQRSFGSISYHAAPSGVEAMSGKGYQAMQSRIPVFNEIMNALKAADVNIVGVYGMGGVGKTTLVKEVSKQAIEDKLFDKMVIASVTRNPDIMKIQGQIADQLGLTFNEESEWGRAGRLRERLKQEKKILVVLDDLWKRLDLEAIGISFKDEQNECKMLLTSREFDVLSSEMEVEKNFSISGLKEDEAWELFKKTAGGNVESPDVQSIALKIATKCAGLPLAIVTVAKALKDKRLSEWKDALRELKRPSPRNFTGVQAEVYSAIELSYKHLGSEELKAIFLLSSRMGYNASIQDLLKYSMGSGLFSDVATIEEVRDKVNSLLHKLKTSSLLLDGDTSKQFSIHDVVRDVAISIAFRDHNVFLRSDEVELKWQYKDSLESHAEIWLHGNSFGFPEDLQYPLLKVLNMNSEDSSLEVPENIFRGTQKLKVLGLTNLSFPAPHSSLHFLKNLRSLCLHQSSLGEIAIIGELKKLEILSFVKSNIKHLPKEIGQLTKLKLLDLSDCSELEVISPNVISNLSLLEELFVGNSFHHWDIEGHNNASLIELEHLSHLTNLDVHMLDSRVMSTDLFSTKLERFRIFIGDVWDWDGAYETLRTLKLKLNESTDHLKHGVLMLLKRTEDLYLLEMKGIKNVICELDSEGFPQLKYLHLHNSPDIQYIIDTMKGVPANILPFPMLESLFLYNLVSLEKIYHGTLKTPSFGKLQKLEVKHCNKLKNLFSFSIARGLLLLQSINITCCRNLEEIVVEESEEFDNKNEEINLMEFTQVRSLSLKYLPNLRNFCSKEKASCLYQTQSKSRTTGMDFGEIILEDEPHAPMQLFDEKFVFPNLEDLKLHSINIERLWDGQLPAITVSIQNLQRLVVKKCGSLKYIFSSSMVKSLVQLKHLAIHDCMSVEEIIVTEELDEEERTSKMVFLKLEHIELLSLPKLKHFCIGSHIECPLLKRLVIDWCHDFQTFVSEFSSTNLTTRNGAREVNLEENFYNAMQPLFDDKVVFPCLAEIQISHIDKIWHNQLAAGSFCELRSMSISDCDKLVNIFPSILLTRFQRLEMLEISHCHSLETIFELQGLGGEEIQAFNVFQLQDLDLYNLPKLKHIWNKDPQGRLIFQNLHSVRVGKCSALKNLFPVSIARDLPQLEKLEIKECGVEEIVANAEGDETAPCFDFPHLTSLTLEKIPEFRNFYPGKHSWECPILKSLEVSGCGNVKLFGSESHTSQEIQRGSQQDQIQQPLFFVEKVISTLEELSLSGENPTTSIIWRCQLPEKYYSAVKLLRLHYFQEESDTIPFGFIQILCNLETLYVTRSSFKRLFSYEGLTDVNQRQRMLGRLRNFKIISSVGDMRHMWKDNDQLVQFLQNLGTLEVISCHSLVNLAPSSASFENLTILDVRCCFGLLNLITSSTAKSLVQLVKLTVRSCKKVMEIVAKERDETEDEIIFSKLEYLELVKLESLTSFCPGNHTFKFPSLKEIVVRQCPKMRIFSPRVVSTPKLQGVCFAKNKVCWQGNLNNTIQQLYTEMVGFGNIWELKLSDFPQLKERWHDQLPFNFCRILANLTVDDCAFVSNAIPSNLLQFMNNLRHLYVRNCDSLEEVFDLEGLNAEEGHAQLLPNLKELQLIDLPRLRDICSRDPQGILDFKNLKSLKVHNCSSLRDLFTPSTASGLVQLNKIEIRNCAMMEKIITEERVEEAATYRIIFPVLKVIVLESLHSMTSIYSGTGILGIPSLEEIGIDNCPNLKTFISSFLSEHVPISVNKGQGYRLYERDHDISTAPSLNHKVAFPNMKKLRVEWNDVMEVIQNGQFRVEYFYKLEGLTLMRFPCDNVDFPSHFLQRFINLKNLVVRDASFEEIVLYEGKDDEENHIRVLAQLKKLELSKLPKLMHLSKEGSQTCKIFQNLESLRVLECGMLKILIPSALSFQCLTTLEVSNCHGLINLMTSSTAKYLVQLTSLSVTECKMIEEIIVSEENEVANEIIFQKLEHLRLRSLPSLTSFHSGKCAFTFPSLEEVFLIECPKMKFFSEGIISTPELETVLLTEEDDEGYWEEDLNSTVQKLFVEMGDGAAQSELLSIPKQPTLAREAKADGNAPSAVSERRASEDLHLTGTSEARKDISPVFETLLRNKQNRIKGVLLEPKIAQLASRYQDFHAASNDKDSRQGQSSSTPMDSKAQISLQEQTDSQATDNGETSLANAIPTISVQQSYRVLVSPATSVEQVSMLTSTSLTNRTSSQELTFSTASSSNAPSGSLKSCGVSFEIYRCSIDLLKELLMKSPAEVATSADRLLLLSGLKNLKNCPFLNYQQQKIIQLYVENFDTLVTSHPFDEQKIDWTSSIKSSIEDHKRRLAELDISDEDITSKISRLKAEKDALNKRLQEIQEEEDHIRRNKESLHAQRIIRNGRLEIQIGALLEAQRHKRETEGRASHVNENWAEFRSLFA, from the exons ATGGCTGTGGATATCATTCTTTCTGTTGTATCACCTATTGTTGAGCTTGCAATTGGTTCCTTTAAAATACACATTTCTAATGCATTTTATTGCAAGAGCAACCTCCGACATCTGAAGGAGGAAGTTGATAAGTTGAAAAATGCGCGAGAAAGGTTGCAACACTTGGTTGACGAGGatagaagaaaagggaaggtgATCCAAGACGATGTTGCGAAGTGGCTACTTGAGGTGGACGGGATCACTGAAAAGGTGGAAAGGGAACTTGCTCAAGATGAGGGCGGAGTAAAGAAGAAATGCTTCATGGGATTGTGtccaaattttaaaacaagGTACCAGTTTGGAAAGAAAGCAGAGGAGAAATTAGCAACAGTTAAAGCTAAACTAGAGGAACAACGCAGCTTTGGTTCGATTTCCTACCATGCTGCACCGTCAGGGGTGGAGGCCATGTCTGGAAAAGGCTATCAGGCCATGCAATCAAGAATACCAGTGTTTAATGAAATCATGAATGCCTTAAAAGCTGCTGATGTGAACATAGTTGGGGTGTATGGAATGGGTGGTGTGGGAAAGACCACACTGGTGAAAGAGGTCTCCAAACAAGCCATAGAGGATAAATTATTTGACAAGATGGTTATTGCCAGTGTAACTCGAAACCCAGACATCATGAAAATTCAAGGGCAAATTGCAGACCAGCTTGGCCTAACATTCAACGAGGAAAGTGAATGGGGAAGAGCAGGTCGATTGCGTGAGAGGTTGAAGCAAGAGAAGAAGATTCTTGTTGTCCTAGATGATCTATGGAAGAGGCTTGATTTAGAAGCAATTGGGATTTCATTTAAGGATGAACAAAATGAATGCAAAATGCTGCTGACATCGAGAGAATTTGATGTTTTATCAAGTGAAATGGAAGTTGAGAAAAACTTCTCAATTAGTGGTTTAAAGGAAGATGAAGCTTGGGAGTTGTTCAAGAAAACGGCAGGTGGTAATGTTGAAAGTCCAGATGTCCAATCCATAGCATTGAAGATCGCAACAAAGTGTGCAGGTTTGCCCCTGGCCATTGTAACTGTTGCAAAGGCTTTAAAGGATAAGAGGCTGTCCGAGTGGAAGGATGCATTGCGAGAGCTGAAAAGACCGTCCCCTAGGAATTTCACAGGAGTGCAGGCAGAAGTGTATAGCGCTATAGAACTAAGCTACAAGCATCTTGGAAGTGAAGAGCTGAAGgcgatttttcttctttccagtCGAATGGGCTACAACGCCTCCATTCAAGACTTGTTGAAATACAGCATGGGCTCAGGTTTGTTTTCTGATGTTGCTACCATAGAAGAAGTCCGAGATAAAGTGAATTCTTTGCTTCATAAACTCAAAACCTCCAGTTTGTTGCTCGATGGTGATACTAGTAAGCAGTTTTCTATTCATGATGTTGTTCGTGATGTTGCCATATCAATTGCTTTTAGAGATCACAATGTGTTTTTGAGGAGTGATGAGGTTGAATTGAAATGGCAGTATAAGGATTCACTGGAGAGTCATGCAGAGATTTGGTTACATGGTAATAGCTTTGGGTTTCCTGAAGATTTGCAATATCCACTACTCAAAGTTTTGAATATGAATAGTGAAGATTCTTCTTTGGAAGTACCTGAAAACATATTTAGGGGCACGCAAAAACTCAAAGTCTTAGGCCTGACCAATCTATCTTTTCCAGCCCCGCATTCATCTCTTCATTTCCTAAAGAACCTCCGTTCATTGTGCCTTCATCAATCTTCACTTGGAGAGATAGCTATTATTGGGgagctaaaaaaattagaaatccttAGTTTtgttaaatctaatattaagCATCTGCCGAAAGAAATAGGGCAATTGACCAAGTTAAAGTTATTAGATTTAAGTGATTGTTCTGAACTTGAAGTGATTTCACCAAatgttatttcaaatttatcacTTTTAGAAGAATTGTTTGTAGGCAACAGCTTTCATCATTGGGATATTGAAGGACACAATAATGCTAGTCTTATCGAGCTAGAACACTTGTCCCACTTGACTAATTTAGACGTACATATGCTAGATTCCCGTGTTATGTCCACAGACTTGTTTTCTACAAAATTAGAAAGATTTAGAATATTCATAGGAGATGTTTGGGATTGGGACGGGGCCTATGAAACCTTAAGAACATTGAAGTTGAAGCTCAATGAAAGCACTGATCATTTGAAGCATGGAGTTCTGATGCTGCTAAAGAGAACTGAAGATTTGTATTTACTTGAAATGAAGGGTATTAAGAATGTCATTTGTGAACTGGATAGTGAAGGTTTTCCACAGCTGAAGTACCTCCATCTGCACAATAGTCCAGACATTCAATATATCATTGATACAATGAAAGGGGTTCCTGCGAACATCCTTCCATTTCCCATGTTGGAGTCTTTGTTTCTATACAATTTGGTATCTTTAGAGAAGATTTATCATGGCACACTCAAGACACCATCTTTCGGCAAACTACAAAAGCTAGAAGTGAAACATTGTAATAAATTGAAGAACCTCTTCTCATTCTCCATTGCACGGGGTCTTTTGCTACTTCAAAGCATCAATATTACCTGCTGCCGGAACCTGGAAGAGATTGTTGTTGAAGAAAGTGAAGAATTTGACAACAAGAATGAAGAAATCAACTTGATGGAGTTCACTCAAGTACGCTCCTTGTCCTTAAAATATTTACCGAATCTCAGAAACTTCTGCTCGAAAGAGAAGGCATCATGTTTATATCAAACACAATCAAAGTCAAGAACAACTGGCATGGATTTTGGAGAAATCATTTTGGAGGATGAGCCACATGCTCCAATGCAACTTTTTGATGAAAAG TTTGTGTTTCCGAACTTGGAGGATTTGAAATTGCATTCTATCAACATCGAAAGGCTATGGGATGGCCAACTTCCAGCAATTACAGTTTccattcaaaatttacaaaGACTGGTTGTGAAAAAATGTGGcagtttgaaatatatattttcctctTCTATGGTTAAAAGTCTTGTACAACTCAAGCATCTTGCAATACATGATTGCATGTCAGTGGAAGAGATAATAGTAACAGAAGAATTAGATGAAGAAGAAAGGACGAGTAAGATGGTATTCCTGAAACTAGAACACATTGAACTCTTGAGTCTTCCGAAACTGAAACACTTTTGTATTGGTTCTCATATTGAATGTCCATTGTTGAAAAGATTGGTGATAGACTGGTGTCATGACTTTCAGACATTCGTTTCCGAGTTTAGCAGCACAAACCTGACAACTAGAAATGGCGCCCGGGAAGTGAACCTGGAGGAGAACTTCTACAATGCCATGCAACCTCTCTTTGATGACAAG GTTGTATTCCCTTGCTTAGCTGAAATCCAAATCTCACACATAGATAAGATATGGCACAATCAACTTGCTGCCGGTTCTTTTTGTGAGCTGAGATCAATGAGTATTTCTGATTGTGATAAGCTGGTGAATATTTTTCCATCAATCTTGCTAACAAGATTCCAAAGACTAGAGATGCTAGAAATTAGTCATTGTCATTCCTTAGAAACTATATTTGAGCTTCAAGGACTCGGCGGTGAAGAAATCCAAGCATTTAATGTCTTCCAGTTACAAGACCTGGATTTGTATAATCTACCCAAATTGAAGCATATATGGAATAAGGATCCGCAAGGAAGACTCATTTTCCAGAATCTGCATTCTGTAAGGGTAGGGAAATGTAGTGCTCTGAAGAATCTCTTTCCAGTCTCCATTGCTAGAGACCTTCCACAACTTGAAAAGCTTGAGATAAAGGAGTGTGGGGTGGAGGAAATTGTTGCAAACGCAGAAGGTGATGAAACAGCCCCCTGTTTTGATTTTCCTCATCTAACCTCATTGACACTTGAAAAAATACCAGAATTTAGGAACTTTTATCCAGGGAAACATTCTTGGGAATGTCCTATCTTAAAAAGTTTAGAGGTGTCGGGCTGTGGCAATGTGAAGTTATTTGGATCAGAATCTCATACATCCCAAGAAATTCAAAGGGGAAGCCAACAGGACCAAATTCAGCAACCCCtcttttttgttgaaaag GTGATCTCGACCTTGGAGGAATTGTCATTAAGTGGTGAAAACCCCACAACGTCAATTATTTGGCGCTGCCAACTTCCAGAGAAGTACTATTCTGCGGTGAAACTTCTAAGGCTGCactattttcaggaagaatcggATACTATTCCATTTGGTTTCATACAAATATTGTGCAATCTGGAAACACTCTATGTGACACGTAGTTCTTTCAAAAGGCTATTCTCATATGAAGGGCTTACTGATGTGAATCAGAGACAAAGGATGCTTGGACGATTAaggaatttcaaaataataagttCAGTTGGCGATATGAGGCATATGTGGAAGGATAATGACCAACTGgttcaatttcttcaaaatcttgGCACTCTAGAAGTAATTTCTTGTCACAGTTTGGTCAATCTAGCACCATCATCTGcttcatttgaaaatttaacaattttagaTGTGCGGTGTTGCTTTGGATTATTGAACTTAATAACATCCTCAACTGCGAAAAGTCTAGTGCAGCTTGTAAAGTTGACCGTTCGTTCTTGCAAAAAGGTGATGGAAATAGTAGCAAAAGAGAGAGATGAAACAGAAGATGAGATCATTTTCAGCAAACTAGAATATTTGGAACTTGTCAAGTTAGAAAGCCTCACCAGCTTCTGCCCAGGAAATCACACCTTCAAATTCCCATCATTAAAGGAAATTGTTGTGAGACAATGCCCCAAGATGAGGATTTTCTCTCCCAGAGTTGTAAGCACGCCTAAGCTACAGGGAGTATGTTTTGCCAAGAATAAAGTGTGTTGGCAGGGAAATCTTAATAACACCATACAACAGCTGTACACAGAAATG GTTGGATTTGGTAATATATGGGAGTTAAAGCTCTCTGATTTTCCCCAATTAAAAGAGAGATGGCACGACCAACTTCCCTTCAACTTTTGTAGAATTTTGGCAAACCTCACGGTGGATGACTGCGCATTTGTCTCCAATGCTATACCATCCAATCTACTACAGTTCATGAATAACTTGAGACATCTGTATGTGAGAAACTGTGATTCTCTTGAAGAAGTATTTGATTTGGAGGGGCTCAATGCTGAGGAAGGGCATGCTCAGCTGTTGCCCAATTTAAAGGAATTGCAGTTGATTGATCTGCCAAGGCTGAGGGATATATGCAGCAGGGATCCTCAAGGAATTTTGGACTTCAAAAACCTGAAATCGCTGAAAGTTCATAATTGTAGCAGTTTGAGAGATTTATTTACACCATCCACGGCATCTGGCCTTGTGCAACTCAACAAGATAGAAATAAGAAACTGTGCCATGATGGAAAAGATCATCACAGAAGAGAGAGTAGAGGAAGCAGCAACATATAGAATCATATTCCCTGTACTGAAAGTGATAGTTCTCGAGTCCTTACATAGCATGACCAGTATCTATTCAGGAACTGGTATTCTGGGAATTCCATCCTTAGAGGAGATTGGCATAGACAATTGTCCAAATTTGAAGACATTTATTTCCTCATTTTTGAGTGAGCATGTACCGATTTCAGTCAATAAGGGACAAGGATATAGACTATATGAGCGAGACCATGATATTTCCACTGCACCATCTCTCAATCATAAG GTTGCATTTCCAAACATGAAAAAGTTGAGAGTGGAATGGAATGATGTGATGGAGGTTATACAGAATGGCCAATTCCGAGTTGAGTACTTCTACAAACTGGAAGGTCTTACACTCATGCGCTTCCCCTGTGACAATGTTGATTTTCCATCCCATTTTCTTCAAAGattcatcaatttaaaaaatcttgttgTAAGAGATGCCTCTTTCGAAGAAATAGTATTGTATGAAGggaaagatgatgaagaaaatcatATCAGGGTTttagcacaattaaaaaaactggaGCTGTCTAAACTGCCGAAACTCATGCATCTGTCAAAGGAAGGTTCTCAGACATGCAAGATTTTTCAGAATTTGGAAAGTTTGAGAGTATTGGAATGTGGCATGCTGAAAATTCTAATTCCATCAGCATTGTCTTTCCAGTGTTTAACGACCCTGGAAGTGTCAAACTGTCATGGATTGATAAATTTGATGACGTCTTCAACAGCCAAATATCTGGTGCAGCTCACGTCTCTGAGTGTAACTGAATGCAAAatgattgaagaaattataGTGAGCGAGGAGAATGAGGTAGCAAATGAGATCATTTTTCAGAAATTAGAGCATTTGAGACTTCGAAGCTTGCCAAGCCTCACAAGTTTCCACTCAGGGAAATGTGCGTTCACTTTTCCATCTTTGGAAGAAGTGTTCTTGATAGAATGCCccaagatgaaatttttttctgaaGGAATCATAAGCACACCAGAGCTGGAGACTGTCCTGTTAACAGAAGAGGACGATGAAGGGTACTGGGAGGAGGACCTTAATTCCACTGTACAAAAATTGTTTGTGGAGATG GGTGATGGAGCAGCGCAATCCGAACTGCTAAGCATACCCAAACAGCCAACATTAGCCCGTGAGGCTAAAGCAGATGGAAATGCACCAAGTGCTGTCTCTGAGAGACGAGCTTCTGAGGATTTGCATTTAACTGGGACCTCAGAAGCCAGAAAAGATATCTCTCCCGTTTTTGAAACATTGCtgagaaacaaacaaaataggATCAAAGGTGTTTTGCTAGAACCCAAGATTGCTCAATTAGCTTCAAGATACCAAGATTTTCATGCAGCTTCAAATGATAAG GATTCTAGACAAGGTCAAAGTTCCTCAACTCCCAtggattctaaagctcagatctcTCTACAAGAGCAGACAGATTCCCAAGCAACTGATAAT GGTGAGACCTCACTGGCCAATGCTATTCCTACTATTTCAGTTCAGCAGAGCTACAGAGTTCTTGTATCTCCTGCCACCTCTGTTGAACAAGTCTCTATGTTGACTTCTACATCCTTAACCAACAGAACTTCCTCTCAAGAGCTCACATTCAGCACCGCTTCAAGCTCTAATGCTCCTTCTGGATCTCTCAAGTCCTGTGGTGTGAGCTTTGAGATATACAGGTGTTCTATAGATTTGTTGAAGGAGCTCTTAATGAAATCCCCTGCAGAAGTAGCCACATCAGCTGACCGCCTATTGCTGCTGTCCggtttgaagaatttaaagaactGTCCGTTTCTGAATTATCAGCAACAAAAAATCATTCAACTATACGTTGAAAATTTTGACACTTTGGTCACAAGCCACCCATTTGATGAGCAAAAAATCGACTGGACTAGTTCTATCAAGTCCTCTATTGAAGATCACAAAAGGAGACTTGCCGAGCTGGATATTTCTGATGAAGATATTACCAGCAAGATTAGCAGGCTTAAAGCAGAAAAGGATGCCCTTAACAAGCGACTTCAGGAAATTCAGGAAGAAGAAGATCATATCCGAAGAAACAAGGAAAGTCTCCATGCCCAGAGAATCATTAGAAATGGAAGACTAGAAATACAGATTGGTGCTTTGTTGGAAGCTCAGAGGCATAAAAGAGAAACTGAGGGTAGGGCTAGCCATGTTAATGAGAATTGGGCTGAGTTCAGGAGCTTGTTTGCTTAA
- the LOC7473878 gene encoding protein DMP10, with protein MSISSSKLGQRSQVTAANLANLLPTGTVLAAESLIPSFTNNGECTLANEYLTLGIIVCCSLGCFLSSFTDSFTGKDGKMYYGIATWNSFHIFNDIDSDDGAGREETTKEFLAASGANEKALIMNLPLGAGFLASFLFMLFPTKRRGIGYADTAPVKKEGIIKESA; from the exons ATGTCGATCTCATCATCCAAACTTGGCCAAAGGAGCCAAGTCACTGCAGCCAACCTAGCAAACTTGTTGCCAACAGGCACAGTCCTTGCAGCTGAATCCCTAATACCTTCATTCACAAACAACGGTGAATGTACACTTGCGAACGAATACCTTACCTTAGGTATCATTGTGTGTTGTTCACTAGGTTGTTTTCTTTCCTCCTTTACTGATAGCTTCACTGGCAAGGATGGCAAGATGTACTATGGCATAGCCACATGGAACAGTTTCCATATATTCAATGATATCGATAGTGATGATGGTGCAGGAAGGGAAGAAACGACCAAAGAGTTCTTGGCTGCCT CAGGAGCTAATGAGAAAGCACTTATCATGAATTTGCCGTTAGGAGCTGGGTTCTTGGCAAGCTTTTTGTTCATGTTATTTCCTACCAAACGAAGAGGAATTGGCTACGCCGACACAGCACCTGTGAAAAAAGAAGGCATAATTAAAGAGTCTGCATAA